The Catharus ustulatus isolate bCatUst1 chromosome 35, bCatUst1.pri.v2, whole genome shotgun sequence nucleotide sequence aaaaaaatgggaaaaaattggaatttaaagcttccaaaatcccctgaaatttctgtgaaaaatggggaaaaaatgaaatttaaaactcccaaaaatcccctgaaattcttggaaaaaatgggcaaaaaatgggatttaaaacttccaaaaatatcctgaaattcctacaaaaacaggcaaaaatgGAACTTTAAATTTCCAAAAATAccctgaaatccctgaaaaaaataggaaaaaatggaatttaaaacttctaaaaatccactgaaattcctgaaaaaaatgggcaaaaaatggaatttaaaacttgcaaaatatcctgaaattcctgaaaaaaatgggcaaaaaaatggaattttaaagttaaaaaaatcccctgaaatttctgtgaaaaatggggcaaaaaatggagtttaaaagttaaaaaaataccctgaaattcctcaaaaaaaatgggcaaaaaatagaattttaaatttccaaaaatcccctgaaatttctgtgaaaaatggggaaaaaaatgggatttaaaagttaaaaaatcccctgaaatttctggaaaaacgggaaaaaatgggcaaaaaattGGAATTCCTGTGTAgaactgtccctgtccccaatgtccccaatgtccccaaatcccctgggtgtccctgatgtcccctgagtgtccccaatgtcccctgagtgtcccctgagtgtcccctgagtgtcccttgagtgtcccctgagtgtccccaatgtcccctgagtgtcccctgagtgtcccctgagtgtcccctgagtgtcccctgagtgtccccaatgtcccctgagtgtcccctgagtgtccccactgtcccctgagtgtcccctgagtgtccccaatgtccctgctgtccccaagtgtccccaccTTTCCTGAGGAAGGgtcccctgctcctgtccagGATGAACCCCGGGCTGAGGCTgaagctgtccccagtgtccccaatgtccccaatgtccccaatcccccattATCCCTGCTATCCCTTggatgtccccattgtcccctcactgtccccaatgtccccaatgtcccctgatgtccccaatgtccccacctTTCCTGAGGAAGGgtcccctgctcctgtccagGATGAACCCGGGGCTGAGGCTGaagctgtccccaatgtccccaatgtccccaatgtccccaatgtccccaatcccccagtgtcccctcagtgtccccaagtgtccccaccTTTCCTGAGGAAGGGTCCCCTGCTCCTGTTCAGGATGAACCCGGGGCTGAGGCTGaagctgtccccaatgtccccaatgtccccaatgtccccaatgtccccaatgtccccaatcccccagatgtccctgctgtccctgctgtccctggatgtccccaatgtccccaatcccctggatgtccccaatgtccccaatgtccccacctTTCCTGAGGAAGGgtcccctgctcctgtccagGATGAACCCCGGGCTGAGGCTGaagctgtccccaatgtccccaatgtccccaatgtccccaatgtccccaatgtccccaatgtccccaatccctcagtgtcccctggatgtccccaatgtccccacctTTCCTGAGGAAGGGTCCCCTGTTCTGATCCAGGATGAACCCCGGGCTGAGGCTGaagctgtccccaatgtccccaataccccaatgtccccaatgtccccaatgtccccaatgtccccaatcccctggatgtccccaatgtcccattgtccccaatcccctggatgtccccaagtgtccccaccTTTCCTGAGGAAGGGTCCCCTGTTCTGATCCAGGATGAACCCCGGGCTGAGGCTGAAGTTGCTCATGGGGTTGTGGCTCATGGCGGCGAACGAGGCGTTGGTGACAACGGCGTCCAGGGCGGCCGGGGACAGCGGGTGAcacaggaaggagcagaggcgCTGGACACTGCCACGCAGgtcctggggacagtggggacatcaggggacattggggtcactcaggggacattggggacagcgggTGAcacaggaaggagcagaggcgCTGCACACTGCCACGCAggtcctggggacacaggggacactggggacactcaggggacactcaggggacattggggacactcagggaacattggggacactcaggggacactcaggggacactcaggggacatcaggggacactcaggggacattggggacactcaggggacactggggacattggggacactcagaggacactcaggggacattggggacactcaggggacattggggacactcaggggacactcaggggacactcaggggacagtggggacagcgggTGACACAGGAAAGAGCAGAGGCGCTGGACACTGCCACGCAGgtcctggggacagtggggacatcaggggacattggggacactcaggggacactcaggggacattggggacactcaggggacactcaggggacactcaggggacactcaggggacattggggacactcaggggacactcaagggacactcaggggacattggggacactcaggggacattggggacactcaggggacactcaggggacactcaggggacattggggacactcaagggacattggggacactcaggggacactcaggggacactcaggggacactcaggggacattggggacactcaggggacactcaggggacattggggacactcaggggacactcaggggacactcaggggacactcaggggacattggggacactcaggggacactcaggggacagtggggacactcaggggacactcaggggacattgaggacactcaggggacactcaggggacactcaggggacattggggacactcaggggacactcaggggacactggggacactcaggggacactcaggggacactcaggggacactcaggggacattggggacactcaggggacactcaggggacactcaggggacactcaggggacactcaggggacattggggacactcagggacactcaggggacactcaggggacactcaggggacactcagaggacattggggacactcaggggacactcaggggacactcagaggacactcaggggacactcaggggacattggggacactcaggggacattggggacactcaggggacactcaggggacactcaagggacactcaggggacactcaggggacattgggggtgACACTGAAGTGACATTTAAGTGTctccacctgtccccaggtgtccccaggatgtccccaggtgtcccccaggatgtccccaatgtccccaatgtccccaaatgtccccaatgtccccaatgtccccacctgctgcagctcctcgtAGCTGAtccagaagaaattttccctcCCCCGGAGCTGGAGCCACCCCCGGACGTGCTGGAACCAGGAGCCAaagggcactggggacacaggggacagggaggggacagtgaggggacagggaggggacattggggacagtgaggggacagccctggcacccccaaagtcccaaaatcctgaatttcctgccccaaaaatccccaaatctcttgaaaaaaatcccaaaatcagccccaaaaacTCCAATATCCCGAATTCCCAggcccaaaaaaccccaaatcccaaattaacTCAtcccagaaaaccccaaatcctgaattttctgccccaaaaatccccaaatcccttaaaaaaacccaaaatcccccccatGTCCCAAATTCCAtgacccaaaaaaccccaaattcctgaatttcccaccctagaaaaccccaaaatcctgaattttctgccctaaaaatcccaaagttccttaaaaaatccccaaatctcttcaaaaaaacccaaaatcagcccaaaaattcccaaaatcctgaattttccacagtaaaaaagtccaaattctgaatttcctgccctaaaaatcccaaaatcccttaaaaaatctccaaaatgttttcaaaaaaacccaaatccacccctaatcccaaaatcccaaattcccagagccaaaaaaccccaaatcctgaatttcccaccctaaaaaaccccaaatcccaaattcctgccccaaatctcCTCgaaagaaccccaaaatctccccaaaaatcctcaaaaatcccaatttcacCTCCTCAAATTctcctaaaatccccaaacatttcccaaaaattcctaaaattcatttaaatccccaaaattcccaattttacctccccaaaaattccccaaaatctccccaaaaatccctttaaatcccaaaattcccaattttacctccccaaaacctcccaaaaatcccccaaaaattccttttaaatccccaaaaaatccccaaaattcccttttttccccccaaaaaatccccaaaaatccctttaaacccccaaaattcccattttcacccccctaaattcccccaaatcccccccaatttttttaaccccccaaaaatccccaaaaaatcccaaaaattcccatttctacctccccaaaatccctttaaatcccaaaatccccaattttacctccccaaaaatccccaaaaatccccaaaatctccccaaaaaatcccccaaattcccaaaattcccaattttacctccccaaaataattttaaatcccaaaattcccatttttacctccccaaaaattcccaaaatcccccaaaaattccttttaaatccccaaaaaatccccaaaaaatctccaaaaattcctcttaaacccccaaaatcccatttttacctccctaaatttccccaaatcccccccaatttttttttaccccccaaaaaatcccaaaaattcccatatttcccccaaaaaatccctttaaatcccaaaaattcccatttttccccccaaaaaatccccaaaaatctccccaaaaatcccttaaaatctcaaaaattcccaattttacctccccaaaacctcccaaaaatcctccaaaaattccttttaaatccccaaaaaatcccaaaaattcccatttttccccccaaaaaatccccaaaaatcccttttaaacccccaaaaatcccatttttacctccctaaatttccccaaatcccctcaattttttttaaacccccaaaaatccccaaaaaatcccaaaaattcccatttttccccccaaaaatcccaaaaaattcccaaaaattccttttaaatccccaaaattcccatttcaccttcccaaaaatccctttcaaatcccaaaattcccaattttagttctctaaaaattcccaaaaatcccccaaaaattccttttaaatccccaaaaaatctcaaaaattcccatttttccccccaaaaatcccttttaaacccccaaaaatcccatttttacctccctaaatttccccaaatcccctcaattttttttaaaccccccaaaaatcccaaaattccccaaattccggTTGTGGCACCGTCCCCCTGCAGGAATTTGTCCATGAAGTCCCCGAGGCTCCCGGGGTCTCTGTAGGGCCGGAAGATTCGAGCGAAGTGGAAAAGGGAAACCAGCACGTCCTTGGGGTCCCGCACCGTGTAGATCACCTGGagcacaaaaaaatcaaattttaattgaaaaaattaaatttttatttaaaaaataaaatttctgaattttttaccACAGATCTGGGCAGTGGAAATCagctaaaacacaaaaaaaatcaattttttacctcaaaaaataaaaatttcaaccCAAATCTGGGAACTATAAATCACCTggacacagaaaaaattaaatttcaattaaaaaaaataaaattcctgaatttttaacCCAAATCTGGGCAGTATAAATCATCtggaacataaaaaaaaataaaatttctattaaaaaaaataaaattcgTGAATTTTTACTCCGAGTCTGGGCAGTGTAAATCAACTggacacagaaaaattaaaatttcaattaaaaaaataaaatccatgaaTTTCATCCTGAATCTGGGCAGTGTAAATCACctggaacacagaaaaaattaaatttcaattaaaaaaccaaaatttcaatttaaaaaataaaatttcaatttaaaaaaataaaatttctgaatttttaaccCAAATCTGGGCAGTGTAAATCACctcaaatgtaaaaaaaatcaaatttcaattgaaaaaattaaatttcaatttaaaaaaatcaaatttcaattgaaaaaaataaaatttcaattgaaaaaataaaattactgaatttttgCCACAGATCCGGGCAGTATAAATCATCtggaacataaaaaaaaaattttcaattaagaaaaaaaaaaattcctgattttttaccccaaatctGAGCAGTCTAAATCACCTggacacagaaaaaattaaatttcaattaaaaaaaataaaatttctgaatttttatccCAAATCTGGGCAGCGTCAATCAtctaaatcccaaaaaaacaacaaaaaaaaccccaaaaaatcctgaatttcaaccccaaaaaaccccaaatatcccgaatttcaccccaaatctgggCAGCGTAAATCACctcaaacccaaaaaaaccaattttcaatccagaaaaccaaaaaccccaattttttgccttaaaaatccccattttttcccctaaaacatcaatttttaaccctaataatttcattttttcccctaaaacccccattttcccccctaaaaCCTCCATTTTTTaccctaaaatccccatttctaATCCtaaaagtttaaattttcatcttaaaccacccatttttccccctaaaatccccacTTTTTCACCAAAAACCCCTATTTTTTTCACCTGAActccaaatccccattttttaaccctaaaaattccatttttccccccaaaatccccatttttcccccaaaacccccatttttaaccctaaaaactccattttttaaccataaaaattccatttttcctctaaaatccccattttcccccctaaaaacttcattttttaccctaaaaatttcttttttccccaaaaatccccaatttttcccttaaaatctctatttttccccccaaaaatcccaatttacCCCCTAAAACCTCCATTTTTTAACCCttaaaaccccatttttccccctaaaacccccattttttcccctaaaaatttcattttttcacctaaaaatccccattttttcccctaaatttcccatttctctcctaaaatccccatttttttaacccttaaaattcccttttcccctaaaaatatcattttttcaccaaaaatcccaatttttcccctaaaaactccattttttaccctaaaaacttcatttttcccctaaaatccccatttttccctaaaaaattccatttttcctcccaaaatccccatttccccctaaAACCTCCCCTATTTAACCCttaaaaccccattttttcccccaaaacccccatttttccccctaaaatccccatttttcccctaaaacctCCACTTTTTAAccctaaaaattccattttccccctaaaaactcaattttttcaccaaaaaaacccatttttatcccttaaaatccccatttttaaccctaataattccattttttcccctaaaaattccattttttcaccccaaaacccccattatttttcccccccgacccccaaaccccattttttcccctaaaacccccatttttccctctaaaatccccatttttgaCCCtaaaaactcaattttttcccctaaaattcccattttttaccctaaaaatttcatttttcccccaaaatccccatttttaaccccaaaaatccccattttcccctaaaacctgtattttttaaCCCTTAAAAACCCCATTTctccccctaaaatccccatttattcccctaaaaattccattttttcaccccaaacccccattatttttcccccccgaccccaaaatcccattttttccccaaaatcccatttttttttccccccagaccTTGGCCTTGGAGCCGAAGAAGGATTTTGGGAACATGTGCACGGGCAGGTGGGAGCTGATGATTCGGGGCCGGGCGTTGGCGCGGGCGCGGCGCAGCCCCAGCAGCGTCTCCAGCCACGGGCCCCGGTCCCAGTTGGGGACAGAGCGGCACCAGCGCGGGTCCCCGTCCTGCCGGATCAGGGACAGGATCTCCAGCATCCAAACTGTccctaaaatacaaaatttaggattttttagatttttttccgattttttttgtgattttttgtgattttttttgaattttttcattattttttgggggggttttggggctgatttgAGGTCCCCATCCTGGTGGATCAAGGACAGGATCTCCAGCAGCCACACTGTtcctaaaaaaggaaaatttgggattttttagatttttttctgaatttttttgtgattttttccaattttttttgcattttttttgaatatttttgcgatttttggtgattttttgggggttttgggtctCTATCATGGCAGATCAAGGGCAGGATCTCCAGCATCCAACACTGTccctaaaatacaaaattttgttAAGTCTAggaattttttagaattttttttgtgatttttagtgatttttttcgatgatttttggtgattttttgcgattttttggtgattttttggtgattttttgggtttttgggggtccccatcCTGGTAGATCAGGGACAGGATCTCCAGCATCCAAACTGTccctaaaatacaaaattttgggagtttttagattttttttagatttttttctgatttttttttgcgtttttttctgattttttggggtttttttggtgatttttggggtttttggggtctccatcTGGGTGGATCAGGGACAGGATCTCCAGCATCCACACTGtccctggaaaacaaaatttcagattttttaagatttttttcctgatttttaaatgatttttaaatgattttttaataatttttttgtgatttttttcgtgagtttttgcaattttttggtgattttttggtgatttttccgttattttttgggttttggggtccccgtCCTGCCGGATCAGGGACAGGATCGCCAGCATCCACACTGTCCCtgcaaaaacaaattttcaggaatttttttagatttttttgcttttttctttcgtaatttttttgttaatttttggtgatttttgggattttttagtgattttttttgtaattttttgcaattttttttgattttttagtggttttttgAGTCCCCGTCCTGGCGGATCAAGGACAGGATCTCCAGTATCCAAACTGtccctaaaaaaataaaatctggaatttttttagattttttagcatttttttctaattttttttgcgattttttggtgattttttgaggatttttggtgattttttggggattttggggctaatttggggtccccatccTGGTGGATTAGGGACAGGATCTCCAGCATCCACAATGtgcctgaaaagaaaaatattatgaattttttagaatttttctaatttttttgcatttttttctgattttttaatcatttttttgcgattttttggtgattttttgtgattttttagtgatttttaggaatttttggggggttttggggtccctttgggGTCCCCGTCCTGGTAGATCAGGGACAGGATCTCCAGCATCCAAACAGtccctgaaaaaataaaattttagacaattttagaattttttaacattttcttctgatttattttgtgactttcttcctgattttattttcctaatctttttcagattttttttgtgatttttttttttgcgattcttttggggttttcattcctcccaaaaattcagaatattcaccccaaaaatctttgcattttctgctcaaatttcaggatttttacctcaaaatttcagaatttttgtgCTAAAATCGCTggattttcttcccaaaatttcGGGATTTTTGCCCTAAAATTCCAGGACTTTTGTGCTAAAATCGCTggattttcttcccaaaatttcGGGATTTTTGCCCTAAAATTCCAGGACTTTTGccccaaaatttcaggattttctccccaaaatttcaggattttctcccaaaatttcagttattttgtcccaaatttcaggatttctcctccaaaattccaggattttttccccaaattttgagatttttttaccccaaaattttgagatttttgtcccaaatttcagcattttcccccaaaaatttcaggatttttgccCCAATTTTTTGCCCCActcccagatttatttttttccccaaatccccgttTTTTTACCCGATTTCTGGTAGGTGACGTTGAAGACGTCGTCGTCCTCCACCGGGAACTCGCGCGCGGCCTCGAGGCTCCGGGGGGAGTAAAGGAGCCCCGGGAACGTCACCCCCCCGTGCTGGAAATACCCGTGGGAcatcacctggggacacctggggacaggtgagatacacctgagacacacctggggacacctgggtacacctgagACAGGggagatacacctgagatacacctgggcacacctggatacacctgggacacctgagccacacctggacacacctcagacacacctggatacacctgagGACAAGTGGGacacacttggggacacctgggacacacctgagacacacctggggacacctggacaggtgggacacacctggggacagcagggacacacctgagacacacctagggacacctggatacacctgagacaggtggggacacacctggggacacctgagatacacctggaTACCCCTAAGACACGCCTGGGACAGCTGAGATACCCCtgacacacacctggacacacctggggacacctgagacacacctggatACCCctcagacacacctgggacaggtggggacacatCTGGGGGAGGGGCCCAAAAATCCCCGTCCAAACCTgatcaaaaatcccaaaatccgcacagaaatcccaaaaatccccggccaaaaatccccaaaattccgtCCCCAAATCAgaccagaatcccaaaatcctgcttgaAATCCGCGTGGAATTCTTCAAAATCCTGACTCAAATCATTCAAAAATCCCTGTCCAAATCTGACCAAAAAACCCCGAAATTCTCCTCAAAATCTGCTCAGAAACTCCTGAAATTCTGACTCAAATCGGCCCAAAAATCCCCGtccaaatccacccaaaaatccaaaattctgctcaaaatctgccccaaaatcccaaaaaactcctgtcaaaatctgaccaaaaaaatctcaaaattctgCTCAAAATCTTCTtagaattcctgaaattctgcTCAAAAATccgcccaaaaatcccaacgCAAATCtgaccaaaaatcccaaaatttcactcaaaaatctgctcagaaatccaaaatattcctgtcaaaatctgacaaaaaaaatctcaaaattctgCTCAAAATCTGCTcagaaatcctgaaaattttaactcaaatctgcccaaaaatcccaaatttcaactcaaaaatctgctcagaaattccaaaattccatccaAAAATCCACTTGGAATTCCTGAAAATCCTGACtgaaatctgccccaaaatcccaaaaaatccctgtccAAATCTgatcagaaatcccaaaaatccccgaaaTTCTGACtcaaatctgccccaaaatcccaaaaatccccgtCCAAATCTGaccaaaatttcaaaaattctgccccaaaatttaaattttttttccccttttttttcctcaattaaatttaattttttttgtttgctttttggagaaaattcggatttttttcctcaatttaattcaaatttttttttgtttattacaggaaatttggatttttcccctttttccgctcaagtttatttaaattttttttagaggAAATTTTGATTTTCCCCTTTCACTCttcaattaaatttaatttttttttgttttttaagggaaatttgaattttttccccttattcccctcaattaaatttaaatatttttttgtttttctaaagaaaatttggattttttttctctttttttccactcaatcaacttcagaatttttttctgttttttaagaaaattttaaattgttccCTCTTTTTTaccttaatttaattttttttgttttttaggataaatccaggtttttttccccctttttcctttcaatttaaatttttgttttttagaggaaatcaagatttttttcctcaatttaattagaatttttttc carries:
- the LOC117009737 gene encoding sulfotransferase 2B1-like, producing MLEILSLIRQDGDPRWCRSVPNWDRGPWLETLLGLRRARANARPRIISSHLPVHMFPKSFFGSKAKVIYTVRDPKDVLVSLFHFARIFRPYRDPGSLGDFMDKFLQGDVPFGSWFQHVRGWLQLRGRENFFWISYEELQQDLRGSVQRLCSFLCHPLSPAALDAVVTNASFAAMSHNPMSNFSLSPGFILDQNRGPFLRKGISGDWRNHLSPEQSRRFDLVYRERMEGLGVSFPWDPPGTAPETPQ